TAATTTAAAAGTGGTGGACTGAAACAAATCCATTGTAGTATCCTATGTGACAAAGTTAGACTATTTCGCTTAGTGTAAATACTTTAAACAGGTGATGAATTATTCACCTAAGTGAAAGTAGGAAAAATAATGAAAAATATTCCTCAAGTGACAGTCATACAACAAACAATACCCTCAGAAAAAATTGCATCAGTTTATTCAGCCAGTAGTGTATTATACTCCTTGATTTTTTCTTTAAGTTTAATCTTGTTAAGTATTGTATCAGATAAGCTGGGTTTTAATATGGTATTTATCATTTCTAGTCTCTGTTTATTAGCCATGACATCTATTACAAAAAGATATAATCGCTTTTTTAATTAATAATTGCTCTCCTTGATAATTAAGGAGGGCTTTTTTTATTTTACTTCTACTGGTGAGATATTCTTTTAACTATAAAAATACACCCGTTGAATTTATGTGAAATAAAACGGGTGTGTTTTTATAGTTTTGTAATAAATGGGTGAGTCTTTTTAATGTTACATACCAATTAGATAATCATCATTTTCCATGGCTTCTACTGTACCAAGTAAGTAACCATTTCCTACTTGAGAGAAAAAGTCATGGTTGCTTGTTCCAGTTGATAATCCATTCATAACGATAGGGTTGACGTCATTGGCTGTATCTGGGAATAAGGCATCCATCCCTAAGTTCATTAGGGCTTTATTTGCATTATAGCGTAAGAATGTTTTGACTTCTTCTGTCCAACCTAATTTATCATACAATAAATCGGTATAGACTTCTTCGTTTTCATAAAGAGTGAAGAGTAAGTCATACATCCATTCTTTCATTTCTTCTTGTTCTTTCGTGCTTAATTCATTGAAACCTAGTTGGAATTTATACCCAATATAAGTCCCATGAACGGACTCGTCACGGATAATTAATTTAATAATTTCGGCTACGTTTGCTAATTTATTGTTTCCTAAATAATACAAAGGTGCGTAGAAACCAGAGTAGAAAAGAAACGTTTCAGCATACACGTTCGCTACTTTTTTTTGTAATGGGGATCCATTTAAATAAATTTCATTAATAATCTCAGCTTTTTTTTGTAGTTGAGGATTGGTGTTTGTCCATTCAAAAATTTCTTCGATTTCAGCCTTAGTGTTTAGTGTACTAAAGATGGATGAGTAACTTTTGGCATGAACAGATTCCATAAATTGAATATTGTTTAACACAGCTTCTTCATGAGGTGTGCGGCTGTCTTTGCGTAAGGCTTCGATAGCACTTTCAGATTGAATCGTATCTAGTAGTGTTAAACCACCAAATACCAGGCCAATATTTTCTTTTTGATCGTCGTTAAAGTTACGCCAATCATCTAAATCGTTTGATAAAGGAATACGTGTATCCAACCAAAATTGTTCTGTCAATTTTTCCCAAGTGGACTTATCAATAATGTCTTCAACAGCATTCCAGTTAATTGCTTGGTAATAGCTATTGTCTAACGTTGTCATTTATTGTTCCTCCTTAAATAACACAGCTTTCACATTGGTTGCTACCAATTTCTTCATCGTCATCAGTATAAGTACGAACGTAGTAAATTGATTTAACGCCTTTATGGAATGCGTAGTGACGTAAGATATTTAAATCACGTGTTGTTTGTTTTGTTGTCTTTGTTTTCCATTCATACAAGCCTTCAGGTATATCTGAGCGCATAAATAGCGTTAAACTCATCCCTTGATCAATATGTTTTTGAGCTGTTGCATACACGTCAATGACTTTACGCATATCCATATCATAAGCGGACGTGTAATACGGCATGGTGTCATTTGATAAGAAAGGTGCTGGGTAATAGATTTTCCCAATTTTCTTTTCTTGACGTTCTTCAATCAAACGAGTGATTGGGTGGATGCTGGCACTTGTATCATTGATATAAGAAATTGAGCCATTAGGTGCTACAGCTAAACGGTTTTGATGGTATAAACCAAATTCTTTAATGGATTGTTTCAATTCTTCCCAGTCTTTTGCTGTTGGAATAAAAATACCATCGAATAATTCTTTGACTTTATCAGAAGAGGGTTTAATTTCTTCATTAATGTAGAGATCAAAGTATTCTCCAGTAGCATATTTTGATTTTTCAAAGTTATCAAATGATTCGTTGCGTTCTTTTGCAATATTGTTACTTTCAACTAAAGTCCAATAGTTTAATAACATGAAATACACATCTGTAAATTCTAATGACTCTTCTGAACCATACTCCATTTGATTTTTGGCAAAGTAAGTATGTAATCCCATAGCCCCTAAACCAATTGTATGATTTAGTCGGTTGCCGTTTTGGATTGATGGAACAACTTCGATATCAGAAGCGTCTGTGATATAAGTTAAAGCTCGTGTCATGGTTTTAACAGATTTTCCAAAGTCTGGACTATCCATTAGGTTGACAATATTTGTAGAGCCTAAGTTACAAGAAATATCTGTTCCAAGGACGTCATATTCTTGGCGATCGTTAATGACAGATGGTTTTTGGACTTGTAAGATTTCAGAACATAAGTTACTCATAATGATTTTACCATCAATAGGGTTTGTACGGTTGGCAGTGTCAATGTTGATGATATAAGGATAACCAGATTCTTGTTGTAATTTACTAATTTCATTTTCTAAGTAACGAGCGTCAATTTTTTGTTTTCTAATACGTGGGTTAGCAACTAAGTTGTCATATTCCTCTGTAATATCAATGTAAGAAAATGGTACGCCATATTCTTTTTCCACACTATATGGACTGAATAAGTACATGTCCTTATTGTTACGAGCCAATTCATAAAACTTATCTGGGACTAACAAACCAAGTGATAATGTTTTAACACGAATTTTTTCGTCAGCATTTTCTTTTTTTGTTGATAAGAACATTTCAATATCCGGATGGAAGACGTTTAAGTAAACCACACCAGCACCTTGACGTTGACCAAGTTGGTTACTATAACTAAAACTATCTTCAAATAATTTCATGACAGGAACGACACCACTTGCTGCTCCTTCAAATCCTTTGATTGGTGCTCCAGCTTCACGCAAGTTTGATAGTGTGATTCCAACACCACCACCAATACGTGATAATTGTAGTGCACTGTTAATTGAGCGACCAATGCTATTCATATCATCAGTTACTTGCACTAAGAAACAAGACACTAATTCACCACGACGTTTACGTCCAGCGTTTAAAAAGGATGGTGTTGCTGGTTGGTAGCGTTGATGAATCATTTCATCTGCTAAACTCATAGCCAGTTCTTCATTACCG
This genomic stretch from Vagococcus sp. CY52-2 harbors:
- the nrdF gene encoding class 1b ribonucleoside-diphosphate reductase subunit beta, producing the protein MTTLDNSYYQAINWNAVEDIIDKSTWEKLTEQFWLDTRIPLSNDLDDWRNFNDDQKENIGLVFGGLTLLDTIQSESAIEALRKDSRTPHEEAVLNNIQFMESVHAKSYSSIFSTLNTKAEIEEIFEWTNTNPQLQKKAEIINEIYLNGSPLQKKVANVYAETFLFYSGFYAPLYYLGNNKLANVAEIIKLIIRDESVHGTYIGYKFQLGFNELSTKEQEEMKEWMYDLLFTLYENEEVYTDLLYDKLGWTEEVKTFLRYNANKALMNLGMDALFPDTANDVNPIVMNGLSTGTSNHDFFSQVGNGYLLGTVEAMENDDYLIGM
- the nrdE gene encoding class 1b ribonucleoside-diphosphate reductase subunit alpha; protein product: MSLKDLTDVTYFELNNEINRPVNDQIPLYKDKEALDAFFKENVEPNTKQFSSIKEKLTFLTENEYVEEEFLSLYSLEFIESLYAYLASQSFTFKSFMAAYKFYSQYALKTNDGTQYLERYEDRVAFNALYFANGNEELAMSLADEMIHQRYQPATPSFLNAGRKRRGELVSCFLVQVTDDMNSIGRSINSALQLSRIGGGVGITLSNLREAGAPIKGFEGAASGVVPVMKLFEDSFSYSNQLGQRQGAGVVYLNVFHPDIEMFLSTKKENADEKIRVKTLSLGLLVPDKFYELARNNKDMYLFSPYSVEKEYGVPFSYIDITEEYDNLVANPRIRKQKIDARYLENEISKLQQESGYPYIINIDTANRTNPIDGKIIMSNLCSEILQVQKPSVINDRQEYDVLGTDISCNLGSTNIVNLMDSPDFGKSVKTMTRALTYITDASDIEVVPSIQNGNRLNHTIGLGAMGLHTYFAKNQMEYGSEESLEFTDVYFMLLNYWTLVESNNIAKERNESFDNFEKSKYATGEYFDLYINEEIKPSSDKVKELFDGIFIPTAKDWEELKQSIKEFGLYHQNRLAVAPNGSISYINDTSASIHPITRLIEERQEKKIGKIYYPAPFLSNDTMPYYTSAYDMDMRKVIDVYATAQKHIDQGMSLTLFMRSDIPEGLYEWKTKTTKQTTRDLNILRHYAFHKGVKSIYYVRTYTDDDEEIGSNQCESCVI